From a single Oncorhynchus nerka isolate Pitt River linkage group LG11, Oner_Uvic_2.0, whole genome shotgun sequence genomic region:
- the LOC115137274 gene encoding ecto-ADP-ribosyltransferase 4-like isoform X1, which produces MKYLAGVLLLLATMFTTVNSAEQCQCRCDEERLNTELSSVDDRYLTCREEMMGNITEGDLLTRERQASPSFSTAWSQAERCNVTVANLTDLHVTALTLYTNTYNRTFPLIFDVEARSMGPDANVYRRYFLFKSLHFLLTDALRLLIGREETEAEVEQNGKGCLLVYANSRRGDNLRGEVGDQVRTGHFVLASTRRYSSSFDLTIRTCHGHLLPRSHSRHCRSSSGLNVLVPPYELFRVVAVKKVPNKWSEALTWHFYLESIGTTSNLNCAMTSAM; this is translated from the exons ATGAAATACTTGGCAGGAGTCCTGTTGCTCTTGGCAACAATGTTCACTACAGTCAACAGTGCAGAG CAGTGCCAGTGTCGGTGTGATGAGGAGCGGTTGAACACGGAACTGAGCTCGGTGGACGACCGCTACCTGACGTGCAGGGAAGAGATGATGGGGAACATCACCGAAGGCGACCTGCTGACCAGGGAACGCCAGGCCAGCCCTTCTTTTTCCACCGCCTGGTCGCAAGCTGAACGCTGCAATGTGACGGTGGCGAACCTCACCGACCTCCATGTCACAGCGCTGACCCtctacacaaacacatacaaCCGCACCTTCCCTTTGATCTTTGACGTGGAAGCTAGATCTATGGGCCCCGACGCCAATGTTTACCGCCGGTACTTCCTGTTCAAGTCCCTCCACTTCCTGCTGACCGATGCCCTGCGGCTCCTGATAGGGCGGGAGGAGACGGAGGCAGAGGTGGAGCAGAATGGAAAGGGTTGCCTGCTGGTGTATGCTAACAGCAGGCGCGGGGACAACTTGCGAGGGGAGGTGGGGGATCAGGTGCGCACTGGGCACTTTGTCCTGGCATCCACGCGGCGGTACAGCTCCAGCTTTGATCTGACCATCCGGACGTGCCATGGGCACCTGCTGCCCCGCTCCCACTCACGTCACTGCCGCTCTTCTTCAGGCCTCAATGTGCTGGTGCCACCCTACGAGCTGTTCAGGGTGGTGGCAGTAAAGAAGGTACCTAACAAATGGAGCGAGGCTCTGACATGGCACTTCTACCTGGAGTCTATTGGCACTACGTCCAACCTCAACTGCGCTATGACTTCTGCCATGTGA
- the LOC115137274 gene encoding ecto-ADP-ribosyltransferase 4-like isoform X2, whose protein sequence is MKYLAGVLLLLATMFTTVNSAECQCRCDEERLNTELSSVDDRYLTCREEMMGNITEGDLLTRERQASPSFSTAWSQAERCNVTVANLTDLHVTALTLYTNTYNRTFPLIFDVEARSMGPDANVYRRYFLFKSLHFLLTDALRLLIGREETEAEVEQNGKGCLLVYANSRRGDNLRGEVGDQVRTGHFVLASTRRYSSSFDLTIRTCHGHLLPRSHSRHCRSSSGLNVLVPPYELFRVVAVKKVPNKWSEALTWHFYLESIGTTSNLNCAMTSAM, encoded by the exons ATGAAATACTTGGCAGGAGTCCTGTTGCTCTTGGCAACAATGTTCACTACAGTCAACAGTGCAGAG TGCCAGTGTCGGTGTGATGAGGAGCGGTTGAACACGGAACTGAGCTCGGTGGACGACCGCTACCTGACGTGCAGGGAAGAGATGATGGGGAACATCACCGAAGGCGACCTGCTGACCAGGGAACGCCAGGCCAGCCCTTCTTTTTCCACCGCCTGGTCGCAAGCTGAACGCTGCAATGTGACGGTGGCGAACCTCACCGACCTCCATGTCACAGCGCTGACCCtctacacaaacacatacaaCCGCACCTTCCCTTTGATCTTTGACGTGGAAGCTAGATCTATGGGCCCCGACGCCAATGTTTACCGCCGGTACTTCCTGTTCAAGTCCCTCCACTTCCTGCTGACCGATGCCCTGCGGCTCCTGATAGGGCGGGAGGAGACGGAGGCAGAGGTGGAGCAGAATGGAAAGGGTTGCCTGCTGGTGTATGCTAACAGCAGGCGCGGGGACAACTTGCGAGGGGAGGTGGGGGATCAGGTGCGCACTGGGCACTTTGTCCTGGCATCCACGCGGCGGTACAGCTCCAGCTTTGATCTGACCATCCGGACGTGCCATGGGCACCTGCTGCCCCGCTCCCACTCACGTCACTGCCGCTCTTCTTCAGGCCTCAATGTGCTGGTGCCACCCTACGAGCTGTTCAGGGTGGTGGCAGTAAAGAAGGTACCTAACAAATGGAGCGAGGCTCTGACATGGCACTTCTACCTGGAGTCTATTGGCACTACGTCCAACCTCAACTGCGCTATGACTTCTGCCATGTGA
- the LOC135559478 gene encoding NLR family CARD domain-containing protein 3-like translates to MEDSGQQGVTLPHTEGERTAVTQRSKLGGVREKLQSELRGRYTPLCDGTPAGPEVRSHSLTHSYVELLITEGNVQWHDDRHAATRPVRPPSDMPTANEEITIKLDDIFKPPLSPDCPQVKTVLTKGPAGSGKTVSVQKFVLNWAEDRANQDVDFLFVFPFSELNWLIGRSFSLSGLISHFHSSMTSESDNPGLDLSRSKVVFILDGLDQFNLPLDFESISVESDINKEMPLPILLANLIWCQLLLPSTYVWVITRPAAASLIPIDFLPQQQCLTEIRGFDDTQKREFFRKRFGDQSLVHKAIALVMKAIALESSRNLCVLCQTPWCCEMLAAILENTEVGECVEIDTLTQLYTHFLLVRIGLKNDRNGEPSESIREVVRKLGKLAFLQQERGSLIFSESDVKECGIDVSKSSTFHRLCRPLFTGCEMYLEEMYRFEYTGIQDYLAALHVFLTYTNKRRNLLLQPTTLFDRLKGTFRRATLLDLHRCSVDRVLRNTHGTYDLFLCFLLGLSTTPNQTLLDLACLGKGLKVTGSKGITEITAEYIKQAIKSEPYPQTTLALFRSLRELGDASLGREVRCYLTSESRWGFLLEPDQCWELADMLWAGREMEREVFMEMERLSWMRQMSMWGFWRMQTVLGDRHWQVY, encoded by the exons ATGGAGGATTCTGGCCAACAGGGGGTGACCTTGCCACACACCGAGGGAGAACGTACAGCCGTTACTCAGAGGAGCAAGT TAGGAGGAGTCAGAGAGAAGCTCCAATCAGAGCTGAGAGGGAGATACACGCCATTGTGTGATGGAACCCCAGCAGGACCAGAGGTGCGGAGCCACTCCCTCACACACTCCTACGTTGAACTCCTCATCACCGAGGGCAACGTCCAATGGCACGACGACAGGCATGCTGCCACGCGACCCGTAAGACCACCATCAGATATGCCCACTGCTAATGAGGAAATAACGATCAAGCTTGACGATATCTTCAAACCACCGCTATCTCCGGATTGCCCTCAAGTAAAAACCGTCCTGACGAAGGGACCCGCAGGCTCAGGGAAGACAGTGAGTGTCCAGAAGTTTGTTTTGAACTGGGCCGAGGACAGAGCCAATCAGGATGTCGACTTCTTGTTTGTCTTTCCCTTCAGTGAACTCAATTGGCTGATAGGACGGAGCTTCAGTCTGAGTGGCCTCATCAGCCACTTCCACTCGTCCATGACATCGGAGAGCGATAACCCCGGGCTGGATCTGAGTCGGTCTAAGGTGGTCTTCATCTTGGACGGTTTGGACCAATTTAACCTTCCCCTGGACTTTGAAAGCATATCAGTAGAGtctgacatcaataaggaaatGCCTTTGCCCATCCTCCTAGCGAACCTCATCTGGTGTCAGTTGCTTCTTCCCTCCACCTACGTCTGGGTGATCACCAGGCCTGCGGCTGCCAGTTTAATCCCCATCGACTTCCTCCCCCAACAACAGTGCTTGACGGAGATACGGGGCTTCGACGACACCCAGAAGAGGGAGTTCTTTAGAAAGAGGTTTGGCGATCAGAGTCTTGTGCACAAAGCTATCGCCCTAGTCATGAAAGCTATTGCCCTAGAGTCATCACGGAACCTCTGCGTCCTGTGCCAAACACCGTGGTGCTGTGAGATGTTGGCAGCCATTTTAGAAAACACTGAGGTGGGAGAGTGTGTCGAGATAGACACTCTGACGCAACTATACACTCACTTTTTGCTTGTTCGGATTGGTTTGAAGAACGATCGAAATGGTGAACCCTCAGAATCAATCAGAGAGGTTGTTCGTAAGCTTGGGAAGCTGGCTTTTCTACAACAGGAAAGAGGAAGCCTCATATTCAGTGAGAGCGATGTGAAGGAATGCGGAATCGACGTCTCTAAAAGTTCCACATTCCACAGGTTGTGTAGGCCACTCTTCACAGGGTGTGAGATGTACCTGGAGGAAATGTACCGCTTTGAGTACACAGGCATTCAAGACTACCTAGCTGCCCTGCACGTGTTTCTCACCTACACAAATAAAAGGAGAAACCTACTACTCCAACCTACTACACTCTTTGATCGATTGAAAGGGACGTTCAGGAGAGCAACCCTTTTAGACCTCCACAGATGCTCCGTGGACAGGGTTTTACGGAACACGCACGGAACTTATGAcctcttcctctgcttcctccttGGCCTCTCAACAACACCCAACCAGACTCTCTTAGATCTAGCATGTCTAGGGAAAGGTTTAAAGGTCACAGGCTCCAAGGGGATCACAGAGATCACGGCGGAATACATTAAGCAGGCGATCAAGTCTGAGCCTTACCCTCAGACCACACTGGCGCTTTTCCGCAGTTTGCGGGAGCTAGGGGACGCCTCGCTGGGCAGGGAGGTCCGATGCTACCTGACCTCTGAGTCACGGTGGGGGTTCCTGCTGGAGCCTGACCAATGCTGGGAGCTAGCGGACATGCTTTGGGCAggcagggagatggagagggaagtgTTTATGGAGATGGAACGTTTGAGTTGGATGCGCCAAATGAGCATGTGGGGCTTTTGGAGGATGCAGACTGTACTGGGGGACAGACACTGGCAGGTCTACTAG
- the LOC115137273 gene encoding SLAM family member 5-like isoform X1: MNHLFRWRRLARLTFMLLYFLIEVLCASQQTVQSEIQQVKGIVGQSFSFQERVIKSGNLLYGELGSIANVYPGKRGKITLEKRFENRLHLNNVTRYFTLSDLQIDDAGVYTVENTDEGKKTKIQLTVYNVVSKPQVTECDSSSCSVVCSVDNEKEVTLTLYRGEEILNQTSSPDLTTDLSLHLEVEGKNYNSTYSCVAHNPVSNETVLVPKCCSEDGHPNDADSGERTRGVLIIAVICVLVASGLVGIAIYRKKSRNGYSQDSSERVQVDIDYASITPRRDNQEERTDIPEL, encoded by the exons TTCTCTGTGCTTCCCAGCAAACAGTCCAGTCTGAGATTCAGCAGGTGAAAGGCATCGTGGGACAGTCTTTCTCTTTTCAAGAGAGGGTGATCAAGTCTGGCAATTTACTTTATGGAGAACTTGGCAGTATTGCAAATGTGTACCCTGGTAAACGAGGCAAAATCACCCTTGAGAAGAGATTTGAAAACCGCCTCCACTTGAACAATGTTACAAGATACTTTACTCTGTCAGACCTTCAGATAGACGATGCTGGGGTTTATACTGTTGAGAATACAGATGAAGGGAAAAAAACTAAAATTCAGCTCACTGTATACa ATGTTGTTTCCAAACCTCAGGTGACAGAGTGTGACAGCAGCTCCtgtagtgtggtgtgttctgTGGACAATGAAAAAGAGGTGACCTTGACCTTGTACAGGGGAGAGGAAATACTAAACCAGACCAGCAGTCCTGACCTCACCACCGATCTCTCTCTCCACTTGGAGGTAGAGGGAAAGAACTACAACTCCACCTACAGCTGTGTGGCTCACAACCCTGTCAGCAATGAGACCGTTCTTGTCCCAAAATGTTGCAGTGAAGATGGTCATCCTAATGATGCAG ACAGTGGCGAGAGGACTCGGGGTGTGCTTATTATTGCTGTAATATGCGTCTTGGTTGCCTCAGGGCTGGTTGGAATTGCAATCTATCGAAAGAAGAGTAGAAATGGATACTCACAAG ATTCATCCGAAAGAGTGCAAGTTGACATTGATTATGCATCGATAACTCCTAGAAGAGATAATCAG GAGGAGCGAACAGATATACCAGAATTGTAG
- the LOC115137273 gene encoding SLAM family member 5-like isoform X2, with protein sequence MNHLFRWRRLARLTFMLLYFLIEVLCASQQTVQSEIQQVKGIVGQSFSFQERVIKSGNLLYGELGSIANVYPGKRGKITLEKRFENRLHLNNVTRYFTLSDLQIDDAGVYTVENTDEGKKTKIQLTVYNVVSKPQVTECDSSSCSVVCSVDNEKEVTLTLYRGEEILNQTSSPDLTTDLSLHLEVEGKNYNSTYSCVAHNPVSNETVLVPKCCSEDGHPNDADSGERTRGVLIIAVICVLVASGLVGIAIYRKKSRNGYSQGRFIRKSAS encoded by the exons TTCTCTGTGCTTCCCAGCAAACAGTCCAGTCTGAGATTCAGCAGGTGAAAGGCATCGTGGGACAGTCTTTCTCTTTTCAAGAGAGGGTGATCAAGTCTGGCAATTTACTTTATGGAGAACTTGGCAGTATTGCAAATGTGTACCCTGGTAAACGAGGCAAAATCACCCTTGAGAAGAGATTTGAAAACCGCCTCCACTTGAACAATGTTACAAGATACTTTACTCTGTCAGACCTTCAGATAGACGATGCTGGGGTTTATACTGTTGAGAATACAGATGAAGGGAAAAAAACTAAAATTCAGCTCACTGTATACa ATGTTGTTTCCAAACCTCAGGTGACAGAGTGTGACAGCAGCTCCtgtagtgtggtgtgttctgTGGACAATGAAAAAGAGGTGACCTTGACCTTGTACAGGGGAGAGGAAATACTAAACCAGACCAGCAGTCCTGACCTCACCACCGATCTCTCTCTCCACTTGGAGGTAGAGGGAAAGAACTACAACTCCACCTACAGCTGTGTGGCTCACAACCCTGTCAGCAATGAGACCGTTCTTGTCCCAAAATGTTGCAGTGAAGATGGTCATCCTAATGATGCAG ACAGTGGCGAGAGGACTCGGGGTGTGCTTATTATTGCTGTAATATGCGTCTTGGTTGCCTCAGGGCTGGTTGGAATTGCAATCTATCGAAAGAAGAGTAGAAATGGATACTCACAAGGCAG ATTCATCCGAAAGAGTGCAAGTTGA